In the Mesorhizobium sp. WSM2240 genome, GTCTCGTCGAGGAGCGCCACGATGCGGCGGGCGTTTGCGATCAGTTCGCTGCCTTTGCGGGTGAGAAGCACGCCTCGCGGTCCGCGCTCGAACAGCGCCGCCCCGACGGTCTCCTCCAGCCGCTTGATCTGCATCGAAACCGCCGACTGGGTGCGCCTGACCTGATCCGCGGCGCGCGTGAAATTGCCGGTTTCGGCGACGGCCACGAAGGTCCGCAAAAGATCGCTGTCGAGGTGAACGCCCATGCCCGCCGTCATAAGGAATTCTGATGCCGGGCATCATTCATATTCGTTGGCAACATGTCAATCGGTGGGCGATGATAGCCATTCCTCACTCAGGCCCGCTGCCGCATCCGGCCGCGGGTTCTTTTTTGGCGGGTAACTGGGTCACGCCGGAGCCGATCGGGCGGCGCGCACTTTTTTCAGCCGCATCTCGCCCCTATCTACCGTCGTCCACAACCAATCATGGCGACACCTCCTTGAAAAAACCCAAAGCTCCGAAGCGGGCCCTGCTCATCGTCAATCCGCGCGCCCGGCGCGGAACCGGCTCGATCGCCTCGGCGGTGAAGGTGCTGGAAGAACGCGGCATCGCGGTTACTGAAGTCAAGGTCGGCGAGAATGAAACGATCTCCGACCTGATCAGGGCTCATAAGGCGGAATGCGATTTCGTCATCGTCGGCGGCGGCGACGGGACGCTCAATGCAGCGGCGCCGGGGCTGGTCGACACCGGGCTGCCGCTCGGCGTGCTGCCGCTCGGCACGGCGAACGATTTCGCCCGCACGGTCGGCATTCCGGCCGATCCGGTCAGGGCCGCGGAACTGATCGCCACCGAAAAGCCACAGCCGATCGATCTCGGCGAGGTCAACGGGCATTTCTTCTTCAACGTCGCCAGCATCGGCTTCAGCGCGGAACTGGCGAGCGACCTGACCGAGCACGCCAAGAAGCGCTGGGGCAAGCTCGGCTACGCGATCGTGGCGGCGCGCATACTGGCGCGGTCGCGGCTGTTCACCGCCCATCTCGACCATGACGGAACGACCGAGCGGCTCCGCACCATGCAGATCTCCGTCGGCAATGGCAGGCACTATGGCGGCGGCATGACCGTGGAGGAAACCGCCACCGCCGACGACGGCAAGCTCGATTTCTACAGCCTCGAGGTCGATCACTGGTGGCGGCTGCTGGCGCTGCTGCCGAGCCTGAGAAAGGGCACCCACGGTCGCTGGAACGATGTGCGCTCTTTCCAGACCACCGAGGTGACGATCCGCACCAGTCGCCGCAGGGCGGTCAACACCGACGGCGAACTCAGCACCTACACCCCGGCGCATTTCCGCATCAGGCCGAAGGCGATCTCGGTGTTCGCGCCGCCGAACGGAACGGTGGCCGCCTGAGCAGACTGCTGCCGACGCGCTCTATCGGGCCGGCAGCGGCGGAATCTGGCCGAGTGGGATAAAGCCGAGCGTAGCCCTGCCCTTGGCTATCCTCAACGGCAGCGACGGCGCATTGCCGAGCATTGCCAGACCGGAAAAAGCCTGCTCGATCTGATCGCGCTTTTCGGGAACCGCCTCGGCGAGAACCGCCGACAGCCCCTTCGGGTCGCGGATGGTGATGTTCAGATTGGCGTCGATCAGGCCGGCATCGTCAACCGAAAAAGGCCCGCTCAGCGTGACGCCGGCATTCTCCCCGGTCGACAGCGCAAGTTCCCGGATCGTGCCCGACTGCCCTCGCAGATCCTTCACTTTTTCCCCGAGCAGCCGGACGCCGTCATTGATGGTGATGTCGGACTGGCCCGACAGCGGCGGCACTTTGCGCCCATCGAGCAGGCTCGAATCGAGCGCCAGCCCGCTAACGCTGCCGGCAAGATCGAGATTCTGCTCGTTAGGCCGCATATGCGCCTGGAAATTTTCGGCGGCAAGCAGCGGCGCGCCGTCGGCCGTCGCGGCTTTCAGCCGGACGCCTTCGAGCGACAGCCTTTGCGGCAGCGGCGTCGAAAGCCGGGCGCTGGCGCGCAGATTTTCCCAGTCGAGCGCGAAAGCCCCGGCCCTGGCGCTGTCGATCCTCGCCGGACCGTCGAGTTCAGCCACGAGCCGCATGGGATCGTAGATCTGGCCGGCGGAGCGGAAATTTCCCGCTGCAAGGCTGACGCCCTGCGCGGCATCCGAAAACGCGACCCTGTCGCAGAACAGGCCGATGCGGAACGGGTAGCCGCGCGCGGTCGGGTTGGCGCAATCGGCTTTCACGCCGTCGCGGTTGAGCGCCGTGATCGCCGTTTTCGCCTCCGCCTCCAGCCTGCCCGCGAGCCAAAACCAGCCGAGGCTGTAGCCGCCGAAAAGCACGACGACGAATACGCCGAGCCAGAAGAAGCGACGGCTGTAATTGGGCTTGGTGCGTTCGGTCGTGGCCATGCCTGGCTCTATCCTTTGTCTCGGCGTGTTCGGGGAAATCCCGTTCCCACGCGTCGTAATCATGCGCTACGTATGGCTCGAAACGGATGCTTCGGTCGGAGTTGGCTTGGCGATATGGGCGATTTTTGGGTTTTTGGCTATGGGTCGCTGATCTGGCGTCCCGGTTTTGCCCATGTGGACACGCAGCGCGCCCGGCTTTTCGGCTTCCGCCGCTCGCTCTGCGTGCGCTCTTTCGTGCATCGAGGCACGCCCGACCGCCCCGGCCTGGTGCTGGGGCTCGACCGCGGCGGCTCCTGCGTCGGCCTCGCTTTCCGGGTGCCGGACGAATTGCGCGGCGAAGTGCTGGCCCATCTGCGCGAGCGCGAACTGGTGACCAGCGTATATCTCGAACGCACGCTGCCGGTGCGGCTGGCGAATGGCGGGATTACGCAGGCGGTGACCTACATCGTCGACCGCGGCCACGTGCAGTATGCCGGCAATCTCGACGAGGAGCACGCGGCCTCGATCGTGTCCGGCTCGGTCGGCCAGTCGGGGCCAAACGAGGAATACGTTTTCAACACGCTCCGCCACCTCGAAGCGCTCGGAATCCGCGATCACTGGCTGGAGGCGGTAGGGAAAAGGCTGGCTGTCGATCCAGACTGAACCTGATCCCAGCATAAAGATTTAGAAGAATACCTTCTTGAATCTGCGAACCGAGGGCTGCGTTGTTAAATCGTATTCCCGGTGTTACTATACACGCTTGTCACAAACTTCGAATATATTTATGAAGTCGCAAGTGGGGGAAGAACATGAACCTGAAGCGGCTAACCGTCGGAACCTTCAATCTTTATAATCTCAACGAACCGAGCATGCCCGTCTACACGGACAGGAATGGCTGGTCGCAGGCCGAATACGACCTGAAGATCGATTGGACAATGAACGTTATTCGCATGCTTCAGCCCGACATATTCGGGTTTCAGGAATTGTGGCACGCGGCTTCGATCAACCGGGCGGTGGAGGCTTCCGGCCTCGCCGGCGAATACGACGTGGTTGCGCCGCCGGACGCGATCGGGGAGCGCATCGTCTGCGCCGCAATCGTGCGCAAGGGATTGATGAGCAGCGAACCCGATTGGATCGTCAATTTCCCGGACAAGTTCATCCTGCAAAGCTCCGGAGACGATCCGCAGACTCCGGAGATCCGCGTCGACATCGACAGCTTTTCGCGGCCCGTGCTCCATTTTACGATCAAGCCGCGTGAAGCGCTCGATGACGTGCATGTCTATGTCTGTCATTTCAAGTCGAAGGCGCCGACGAAAGTATTCCGCGAGAGTTGGTTCAGGGCCGACGAAGCCACCTACAAGAAGCACGCGACTGGGGTGGGTTCGGCGATCTCGACCATTCGACGGACCGCGGAGGCGGCGGCGCTGCGGTTCATGCTATCCGAACAGATGAAAGGCACCGGCACGCCGGTGATCGTGCTCGGAGACATCAATGACGGCCAGCACAGCAACACGGCTAACATACTGACGGAACAGCCGAGATATCTGGTCGGCGATTCGGTGGGCGGCGGCGACACCAGCCTGTACGCCGCCCAGACACTCCAGGAGTACCGCAACACCCGCGACGTGTATTACACCCACATACACCAGGACATCATGGAGTCGCTCGACCACATTCTGGTCAGCGAGGAATTTTACGACAACAGCAGAAAACGCGTCTGGATGTTCGACGGGATGACCGTCAACAACGATCATCTGAACTTCGACAATCATAAGGAAATCGGCACCAACGACCACGGGATCATCTGCGCCACGTTCAAATACAAGCCGATCAAGGCGGAGGCGAGAGCGATCGTCGAAGGCGATGTTTAGGCTGGAGCCGACGCACTAGCCGGCGGTTGACCGCTCGCCGACTCCCACCCCCAACTCCCTCAACCTCTGTACCGCCGTCGGCGGCATGGGCGGCGGGTTCTCCGAACGGGCAGCCTCGATCAGGAACTGGTCGCAGGCGGCTTCGGTCTCCGAAACCAGCCGCCGCATGAATTCCTCCTTCTCGAGGCCGGGCGGGATGGGAGGCAGAAACCGCGCCTTTATCGTGCCGGGATAGCGCAGGAATTTGCGGCGCGGCCAGTAGAGGCCGGCGACATGCGCCACCGGCACCACCGGAATGTCGAGCTGCGCGTAGAGTTCGACGATGCCCCATTTGTAGGCCGGCTCGTCGCCCGGCGCGCGGCGCGTGCCTTCCGGGTAGATGATGAGCTGGCGGCTGTTGCGCGCGAGCTCCGCCTTGGTCGCTGCGATCACAGCCTTCAGCGCCTTGGAGCGGCTGCCCCGGTCGACCGGAATCATCCGCATCTTCATGATGTACCAGCCGAAGAAGGGGATCCAGGTCAGTTCCCGCTTCAGGATGTAGAGCGCATCGGGAATGTGCGGCAGGAAGGCGATCGTGTCCCAGAAGGACTGGTGCTTCGGCGCCAGGATGTACGAGCCATCCGGCAGGTTTTCGAGGCCGGTGATCTCGCTTTTCGTGCCGGCGATCTTTTCCTGCAGCCACAGGCTCGTGCTGGCCCAGAATTTCGGCACGAACCAGGCGCGGTGGCGCGGCGCGAGGAAGTAGTAGGGCGTCCAGAAGATCATCTGGAGAATCAGGCTGAGATAGAAGGCGATGTTGAAAGCCAGCGAGCGGATTTGCAGCATGAAAGGGCCTGATCGAGGGACGCCTCCGCTGGTTACACCAAGTGCCCGGAAAAGGAAAATGCGGCTCAGCGAGGAGCGAAACCGGCCGACGAGGCGGTGGCGATGTCTTCGCTGCTCGTGCGCACCGGCACGACGCCGCGCGCCAGCGCCACGAGGTATTTATTGTATTCGGTGAACAGCACCCGGAGCGCACCCGGCTTGGTCACCCAGCCGCCATTGTCCAGCCTGGTGTTGACCACAGGATAGGGCTGGAGCTCGGCGTCGCCGATGTACCGTCCCATTTCCAAAAGGCTGCGCGGCATGTGGTAGTTGTTGGTCACGAGGATGACGCTGCCGTAATGGTGGCTGCGCACCCATTTGGCGCTCTCTTCGGCGTTGCCGATCGTGTCCAGCGCGGCATGGTCGATGTCGACGCAGCAGGAGAACAGCGTCCTGTCCGCGCCGGTCGCGGCTCGGAGTTCGTCGCGGTCGGCAACCGGGTTGACACCGCTGATCAACAGCCGCTCGCCCTTGCCGGATTTCAGCAGTTCGAGGCCGGCGTCGATCCGAGCTTGTCCGCCGGTCAGAACGATGATCGCATCGGCCCTGGGCAGGTCCTCGGGCGTGGCCATCCCGCTTACGTGGCTGGCGAAGAGGCCGAAGCCTGCGGCGAACAGAACGGCCGCCGCCACGAGCGAAAATGCAGCAATGCGAAGAAGAGACACGAGGCGGCGCGGCTTCATCTGGCCATGATGTCCCGTGCCGCCGTTTCCGGCGGCGGCAGTCGAATCGGTCGAGTTCGGCCCGTTCACCATACGATGGTTAACTCCGAATCGCCGTCTTGAACAGCGCCAACGCGCGTCGTGCACCGGTTCTGCACCTAGTCAGCCTCCATCCGGACGGCCGACGTCTATGTCACTTAAATAGGTCACGACCGTGAAATGCGAAGTCGCCGCCGTCAGCGCGCCGACGACCGCCACCACCAGCGCCACGCCGGCATAGCCGGTCACGCCTATGGCGAAATTGCCGAACAGCGCCGTCGCCTGGTCGGCCTCGGGCGTGGCGAGGTTCATCGACGACCACCAGGAAAACACGATGAACACCACGATGGCCGCCAGGCCTCCAACGGCCGCGCCCTTCATGCCGGTGAGCAGGAAGTGGCGCCGGAATTCGCTGGCGATGAAGCGTGCCTCGGCGCCGACGAAATGCAGCACCTCGATGATGTGACCATTGCCGGCCATGGCGCCGCGCGTGGCGAACACCACCGACAGCACCGTCGCCGAGAGCATCAGCACCAGCACCGCCACGCCGAGCGTGACGGTGGTTCGCGCCATGGCGACCAGCCGGTCGACCCATGTGCGGTGGTCGTCGAGCGCAGCGCTCGGGACTTCCGCGGCGAGCAGGGCCCGCATGGACGCGAAATCCGGCGGGTTGTCCTGGTCTATGGTGACGATGACCAGCCGCGGCACCGGCAGTTCGTCGATATTCAGCCCGGCGCCGAGCCAGGGTTCGAGCAGCCGCGCAGTCGCCGCGCGGTCGATGATCCTGGCGTTGCGCACGCCGGCGAACTCGCTGGCGATGCGCTGGGCGGTAGCCAGTGCGGCCTCCATGTCGAGCCCTTCCGAGGGCTTGATCTGGATCGTCGCCTCGCGCGCGATCTGGTTTTCCCAGACCGATGCCGTGTCGCGCACCAGCGTGACCGCGCCAAGCGTCAGGCAGGACAGGAAGGTCATGATGGCGATGACGGAGATCAGCGCACGGCCGGCGATGTTCTGTGACGGCACGATCGGCGCTAACTTGCGCTGCGCGCGCTCCTTGGCCGGACGTGCCTCGTCCAAGCCATGCCCGTCATGCTGCTCGGCCAGTTCAGTCATAGATGTCGAGCCTCCCGCCGGACAGGATCATGCGGCGTGCGTCGACCTGTTCCATCAGGCCGAGATCGTGGGTGGCGATCACCACAGCGGTGCCGAGCCGGTTGAGTTCGATGAACAGCCTGAGCAGTCGTCTGGCCAGCGGCGGATCGACATTGCCGGTCGGCTCGTCGGCCAGCAGGATTTCAGGCTGCTCGATAAGCGCCCGGGCGATCGCGGCGCGCTGCTTCTCGCCGCCTGACAAGACCGGAGGCAGCACATGCATGCGCTCGCCGAGCCCGACCCATTTCAGGAGCTCGATGACGTCGGTGCGGTAGCTCGCCTCCTCGCGCCCGCGCACGCGCAGTGGCAGCGCCACATTCTCGTAGGTGGTCATGTGGTCGAGCAGGCGGAAATCCTGGAACACCACGCCGATGCGCCGGCGCAGCATCGGCAGTTCGTGCCTGGTAATGCGCGAGCGGTCCTTGCCGAAGACATTGATCAGGCCTCGCGTGGGCTTGAGCGACAGGAACAGCAGCCTGAGCAGCGTCGTCTTGCCGGCGCCCGAAGGTCCGCTCAGGAACTGGAACGAGCGCTGCGGAATGTGGAAGGAGATGTCGCGGAGAATCTCCGGTCCCATTCCGTAACGCAGGCCGACATTCTCGAAGCGAATCAACTCATGAACCCTGGATTTTTGGAGCGCCGAATACGGGCTGCCTGTCTCGATCGACCATCGGTCCGCATGGTTAACCGGCGGTTAAATTTTCTGCGGTTTTGGCCCCATATCCGCCCGGTGGCAGCGAAGCGTTAACCAATTCCGTTTACCTCCGCAGCGGGGGACGATCGAAGGCTGGCCGGCATCATGGCAGACCAACGCACCGCACGCCCGGTTTCCGGCGAAATCATGGCCGGCAGGGGCGCGCATTCCCTGCCGTCGAGTTCCGTTGCGGCATTCGACGACATTGTCGACGCCGACTACGAGACCGTCTCGCCGCCCGAGCGCGACCCCGACCGCTCCAGATTCCCCGCCGCTCCCCGACATGCGGCAGGCGGCATGGCAATGCTGCGTAGCGCCGGCGACGATCTCACCGCCAGGGGCCCGGTGCGCGGCGGACCGATATTCTGGACGTTCGGCATGGCCGCCGTCGCCGCTGCGTTCTGGGTTTCAGGCGGGCACGCTCTCATCCGCGGCGCCTCGCCGCAGCCTGCCGCCGCGCTGACCATTTCGGGCGTTTCGTCGCGCATCCAGACCGCCGGCGAAAAGAGCTTTCTGCATGTCGACGGCCATGCCGCCAATGACGGCAAAGGGGCTGCGGCGCTGCCGCCTCTCGAAATACGCGTCGCCTCCAATGACGGCCGGGTGACCCGCTACAAACTGGGGACATACGCCCGACAAATGGAACCCGGCGAACGTTTCGCCTTTTCGAGCAGGCTCGACGTGCCTAAAAGCGGAGTGAAGACCGTTTTGGTCACATTCGGCGAGTAGGAATTGATCATGCCAATCGTTCGCGGCAAACAAATCGAGGTGCTGTTCTCCGCCTCGACCATCGCCAGGCGCAATCTCGAACTCGCCAAGGAGATCGCCGCCCACGACTACACCGATCTGCTGGTCATTTCGGTGCTGAAAGGCTCGTTCATCTTCGCCGCCGACCTGATCCGCGCCATGCACGATGTCGGCCTGTCGCCGGAGGTCGAGTTCATCTTCATCTCCAGCTATGGGACGGGCACGACCAGCGGCGAGGTCCGGGTGCTCCGCGACATCGACAACGAGGTCAAGGGCCGCGACGTGCTCCTGATCGACGACATCCTCGAATCCGGCAAGACGCTGTCTTTCACGCGCGACTTGATGCTGTCGCGCGGCGCCAAGAGCTGCGCCATCGCCGTTCTGCTCGACAAGCGCATGCGCCGGCAGACTACGCTCAACGCCGACTATGTCGGCTTCGACTGCCCGGATTATTTCGTTGTCGGCTACGGCATGGACGTCGCCCACGCTTTCCGCGAACTGCCATTCGTCGGCGTGGTGAAGGGCGACGCCTGAGCGGCATGACGATCAAGCTCTACGGCTACAGCTACAGCGTCTATCTGCGCATAGTGCGCATGACGATGCTGGAAAAAGGCGTTGTCTGGAGCCATGTCGAGGTCGATCCCTTCGCCGAAGAAATCCTGCCGGACTATATCGCGCT is a window encoding:
- a CDS encoding lipid kinase gives rise to the protein MKKPKAPKRALLIVNPRARRGTGSIASAVKVLEERGIAVTEVKVGENETISDLIRAHKAECDFVIVGGGDGTLNAAAPGLVDTGLPLGVLPLGTANDFARTVGIPADPVRAAELIATEKPQPIDLGEVNGHFFFNVASIGFSAELASDLTEHAKKRWGKLGYAIVAARILARSRLFTAHLDHDGTTERLRTMQISVGNGRHYGGGMTVEETATADDGKLDFYSLEVDHWWRLLALLPSLRKGTHGRWNDVRSFQTTEVTIRTSRRRAVNTDGELSTYTPAHFRIRPKAISVFAPPNGTVAA
- a CDS encoding DUF2125 domain-containing protein — encoded protein: MATTERTKPNYSRRFFWLGVFVVVLFGGYSLGWFWLAGRLEAEAKTAITALNRDGVKADCANPTARGYPFRIGLFCDRVAFSDAAQGVSLAAGNFRSAGQIYDPMRLVAELDGPARIDSARAGAFALDWENLRASARLSTPLPQRLSLEGVRLKAATADGAPLLAAENFQAHMRPNEQNLDLAGSVSGLALDSSLLDGRKVPPLSGQSDITINDGVRLLGEKVKDLRGQSGTIRELALSTGENAGVTLSGPFSVDDAGLIDANLNITIRDPKGLSAVLAEAVPEKRDQIEQAFSGLAMLGNAPSLPLRIAKGRATLGFIPLGQIPPLPAR
- a CDS encoding gamma-glutamylcyclotransferase — encoded protein: MGDFWVFGYGSLIWRPGFAHVDTQRARLFGFRRSLCVRSFVHRGTPDRPGLVLGLDRGGSCVGLAFRVPDELRGEVLAHLRERELVTSVYLERTLPVRLANGGITQAVTYIVDRGHVQYAGNLDEEHAASIVSGSVGQSGPNEEYVFNTLRHLEALGIRDHWLEAVGKRLAVDPD
- a CDS encoding endonuclease/exonuclease/phosphatase family protein codes for the protein MNLKRLTVGTFNLYNLNEPSMPVYTDRNGWSQAEYDLKIDWTMNVIRMLQPDIFGFQELWHAASINRAVEASGLAGEYDVVAPPDAIGERIVCAAIVRKGLMSSEPDWIVNFPDKFILQSSGDDPQTPEIRVDIDSFSRPVLHFTIKPREALDDVHVYVCHFKSKAPTKVFRESWFRADEATYKKHATGVGSAISTIRRTAEAAALRFMLSEQMKGTGTPVIVLGDINDGQHSNTANILTEQPRYLVGDSVGGGDTSLYAAQTLQEYRNTRDVYYTHIHQDIMESLDHILVSEEFYDNSRKRVWMFDGMTVNNDHLNFDNHKEIGTNDHGIICATFKYKPIKAEARAIVEGDV
- a CDS encoding 1-acyl-sn-glycerol-3-phosphate acyltransferase — its product is MLQIRSLAFNIAFYLSLILQMIFWTPYYFLAPRHRAWFVPKFWASTSLWLQEKIAGTKSEITGLENLPDGSYILAPKHQSFWDTIAFLPHIPDALYILKRELTWIPFFGWYIMKMRMIPVDRGSRSKALKAVIAATKAELARNSRQLIIYPEGTRRAPGDEPAYKWGIVELYAQLDIPVVPVAHVAGLYWPRRKFLRYPGTIKARFLPPIPPGLEKEEFMRRLVSETEAACDQFLIEAARSENPPPMPPTAVQRLRELGVGVGERSTAG
- a CDS encoding YdcF family protein, translated to MKPRRLVSLLRIAAFSLVAAAVLFAAGFGLFASHVSGMATPEDLPRADAIIVLTGGQARIDAGLELLKSGKGERLLISGVNPVADRDELRAATGADRTLFSCCVDIDHAALDTIGNAEESAKWVRSHHYGSVILVTNNYHMPRSLLEMGRYIGDAELQPYPVVNTRLDNGGWVTKPGALRVLFTEYNKYLVALARGVVPVRTSSEDIATASSAGFAPR
- a CDS encoding ABC transporter permease; this translates as MTELAEQHDGHGLDEARPAKERAQRKLAPIVPSQNIAGRALISVIAIMTFLSCLTLGAVTLVRDTASVWENQIAREATIQIKPSEGLDMEAALATAQRIASEFAGVRNARIIDRAATARLLEPWLGAGLNIDELPVPRLVIVTIDQDNPPDFASMRALLAAEVPSAALDDHRTWVDRLVAMARTTVTLGVAVLVLMLSATVLSVVFATRGAMAGNGHIIEVLHFVGAEARFIASEFRRHFLLTGMKGAAVGGLAAIVVFIVFSWWSSMNLATPEADQATALFGNFAIGVTGYAGVALVVAVVGALTAATSHFTVVTYLSDIDVGRPDGG
- the ftsE gene encoding cell division ATP-binding protein FtsE, giving the protein MIRFENVGLRYGMGPEILRDISFHIPQRSFQFLSGPSGAGKTTLLRLLFLSLKPTRGLINVFGKDRSRITRHELPMLRRRIGVVFQDFRLLDHMTTYENVALPLRVRGREEASYRTDVIELLKWVGLGERMHVLPPVLSGGEKQRAAIARALIEQPEILLADEPTGNVDPPLARRLLRLFIELNRLGTAVVIATHDLGLMEQVDARRMILSGGRLDIYD
- the hpt gene encoding hypoxanthine phosphoribosyltransferase encodes the protein MPIVRGKQIEVLFSASTIARRNLELAKEIAAHDYTDLLVISVLKGSFIFAADLIRAMHDVGLSPEVEFIFISSYGTGTTSGEVRVLRDIDNEVKGRDVLLIDDILESGKTLSFTRDLMLSRGAKSCAIAVLLDKRMRRQTTLNADYVGFDCPDYFVVGYGMDVAHAFRELPFVGVVKGDA